One genomic window of Paramormyrops kingsleyae isolate MSU_618 chromosome 22, PKINGS_0.4, whole genome shotgun sequence includes the following:
- the LOC111843200 gene encoding voltage-dependent calcium channel gamma-4 subunit-like: protein MAWRDLGVQMILATAGAFTAFSLMTIAIGTDYWLYSRAYICNTTNTSVDDIQPKKTKGDLTHSGLWRICCIEGINKGSCYRINHFPDDNDYDTDSSEYLLRIVRASSVFPILSTVLLLLGGVCVGVGRIYGNRNSILLCAGILFVAAGLSNIIGIIVYISSNTGDPSDKREDDKKSQYNYGWSFYFGALSFILAESMAVLAVHIYIERNKELRFRTRRRHPHKSASSSSSSPYSRMPSFRYRRRRSRSRSRSRSTSRSRSTEPSREPSPVGIKIAAPPAGGDVSMYTLTRDPLKSGTAASYSPEHDSDFLHIHNCFPKDVNDTLNKRTTPV from the exons ATGGCGTGGCGTGATCTTGGGGTTCAGATGATTCTGGCGACCGCGGGGGCTTTTACAGCTTTCAGCCTGATGACTATCGCTATAGGCACGGACTACTGGCTTTACTCCCGAGCCTACATATGTAACACCACCAACACCAGCGTGGACGATATCCAACCAAAGAAAACCAAAGGCGATCTTACGCATTCCGGGCTCTGGAGAATCTGTTGTATCGAAG GTATTAATAAGGGGAGCTGCTATCGGATCAACCATTTCCCCGATGACAACGACTATGACACGGACAGCTCAGAGTACCTGCTAC GTATTGTTCGCGCCTCCAGCGTGTTTCCCATCCTCAGCACcgtcctgctgctgctgggcgGCGTGTGTGTAGGAGTGGGTCGTATCTACGGCAACAGGAACAGCATCCTGCTCTGTGCTGGCATCCTCTTTGTGGCAGCAG GTCTAAGCAACATCATCGGCATCATCGTCTACATCTCCAGCAACACCGGCGACCCCAGCGACAAGCGCGAAGACGACAAGAAGAGCCAGTATAACTACGGCTGGTCCTTCTACTTCGGCGCGCTCTCCTTCATCCTGGCCGAGTCCATGGCCGTCTTGGCCGTCCACATCTACATTGAGCGCAACAAGGAGCTGCGTTTCCGCACGCGGCGCCGCCACCCCCACAAGTCGGCCTCGTCCTCGTCCTCCTCGCCGTATTCCCGCATGCCCAGCTTCCGCTACCGCCGGCGCCGCTCCCGCTCCCGCTCTCGCTCCCGCTCCACCTCCCGCTCCCGCTCCACCGAGCCCTCCCGGGAGCCCTCGCCCGTGGGCATCAAGATAGCCGCtccgcctgcagggggcgacgtCTCCATGTACACCCTGACCCGGGACCCGCTCAAATCCGGCACCGCCGCCTCCTACAGTCCCGAGCACGACTCTGACTTCCTGCACATCCACAACTGCTTCCCAAAAGATGTCAACGACACCCTCAATAAGAGGACGACACCTGTatga